From a single Lolium rigidum isolate FL_2022 chromosome 7, APGP_CSIRO_Lrig_0.1, whole genome shotgun sequence genomic region:
- the LOC124675396 gene encoding hydroxycinnamoyl-CoA:5-hydroxyanthranilate N-hydroxycinnamoyltransferase HHT4-like, which translates to MAAITVRRSTMVRPAAERPRERLWNSNLDLVVPRFHTPSVYFYRRPDSEGPFFDADRMRRALADALVPFYPMAGRLARDEDGRVEIDCSGEGVLFVEADAPDAAVDDYGDFAPTMELKRLIPSVEYTDDISSFPLLVLQVTYFKCGGVSLGVGMQHHVADGMSGLHFINSWSDLCRGAQIAVMPFIDRTLVRARDPPTPCYPHVEYQPAPAMLSSAPQALTGKPTLAPTAVDIFKLTRSDLGRLRSQLPTGEGAPRFSTYAVLAAHVWRCASLARGLPAEQPTKLYCATDGRQRLQPPLPEGYFGNVIFTATPLAEAGKVTSGVADGAAVIQGALDMMSEDYCRSALDYLEIQPDLSALVRGAHTFRCPNLGLTSWVRLPIHDADFGWGRPVFMGPGGIAYEGLAFVLPSANKDGSLSIAISLQAEHMEKFRKLILDV; encoded by the exons ATGGCGGCGATCACGGTGAGGCGGTCGACCATGGTGCGCCCGGCGGCGGAGAGGCCGCGGGAGAGGCTCTGGAACTCCAACCTCGACCTCGTCGTGCCGCGCTTCCACACGCCCAGTGTCTACTTCTACCGCCGCCCCGACTCCGAGGGGCCCTTCTTCGACGCCGACCGGATGCGGCGCGCGCTGGCGGACGCGCTAGTGCCCTTCTACCCGATGGCGGGGCGGCTGGCGCGGGACGAGGACGGCAGGGTCGAGATCGACTGCAGCGGGGAGGGGGTGCTCTTCGTCGAGGCGGACGCGCCCGACGCCGCCGTCGACGACTACGGCGACTTCGCGCCCACCATGGAGCTCAAGCGCCTCATCCCCTCCGTCGAATACACCGACGACATCTCCTCCTTCCCGCTCCTCGTGCTCCAG GTGACCTACTTCAAGTGTGGAGGCGTCTCCCTTGGTGTTGGCATGCAACACCATGTAGCTGATGGAATGTCTGGATTGCACTTCATAAACTCATGGTCTGACCTCTGCCGTGGAGCTCAAATTGCAGTCATGCCCTTCATCGACCGAACTCTTGTCCGTGCCCGGGATCCACCAACTCCATGCTACCCACACGTTGAGTACCAACCTGCTCCCGCGATGCTGTCGTCAGCTCCCCAGGCTCTCACTGGAAAGCCGACGTTGGCTCCAACGGCAGTGGACATCTTCAAGCTCACCCGCTCAGATCTCGGCCGCTTGCGCTCGCAGCTCCCTACGGGTGAAGGTGCACCACGTTTCAGCACGTATGCAGTGTTAGCTGCACATGTCTGGCGATGTGCCTCCCTTGCGCGCGGCCTGCCTGCAGAACAGCCCACCAAGCTGTATTGTGCCACTGATGGGCGACAACGGCTACAGCCCCCATTGCCAGAGGGTTACTTCGGAAATGTCATCTTCACCGCCACCCCACTCGCTGAGGCAGGCAAGGTGACCAGTGGCGTGGCAGATGGAGCAGCGGTCATCCAGGGAGCACTGGATATGATGTCTGAGGACTACTGCCGCTCAGCATTGGACTACCTGGAGATACAACCAGATTTATCAGCATTGGTCCGTGGAGCCCACACATTTCGGTGCCCTAACCTCGGTCTCACCAGCTGGGTGCGCCTGCCAATCCACGACGCTGATTTTGGTTGGGGACGGCCGGTGTTCATGGGTCCCGGAGGGATCGCCTACGAGGGGCTGGCGTTCGTCCTCCCGAGCGCAAACAAGGACGGCAGCCTGTCCATTGCCATCTCATTGCAGGCCGAGCACATGGAGAAGTTCCGGAAGCTGATCCTCGACGTGTAA